From Epinephelus lanceolatus isolate andai-2023 chromosome 5, ASM4190304v1, whole genome shotgun sequence, the proteins below share one genomic window:
- the ampd3b gene encoding AMP deaminase 3b isoform X1 — protein sequence MDTALQKIKMKRRDTPLCKQQSVPCFGSDLPRLFPRISMSEVDEKVRLLAEKVFASALKEEDNKDALALFTVPEDCPIGLHEDRERELQKELAEEQSQESAKKKKSFMLKRSHSVSLQIPGGNEWALPSPLLAPSTPEPCLPGDFPDFQRVTISGDYCAGITVEDYEQAAQSLLGALFIREKYSRLAYHHFPRTTAQFLCNARNEEWREEDEVMPDTWPFPHEGEDPYSMEGIPEDLNYELQMKDGIIHVYDDAEALKQQRPHNLPYPDIETFAIDLNHVLAMIADGPTKTYCHRRLNFLASKFYLHEMLNEMAELKELKCVPHRDFYNVRKVDTHIHAAACMNQKHLLKFIKTTYQTEADRVVLEKGGQKLTLKEVFNKLNMDPYDLTVDSLDVHAGRQTFHRFDKFNSKYNPVGASELREIYLKTDNDIKGEYFARLIKEVAKELEESKYQHAEPRLSIYGRSASEWESLANWFIQHKVHSPNMRWMIQVPRIYDIFRSKKLVPHYAKMLENIFLPLFKATVNPQKHKATHVFLKYVTGFDSVDDESKHSDHMFSYKSPKPEAWTTDNNPPYTYYLFYMYANIMVLNNLRKERGLNTFQFRPHCGEAGSITHLVTAFLTADNISHGLNLKKSPVLQYLYYLAQVPIAMSPLSNNSLFLQYSKNPLREFLQKGLRVSLSTDDPMQFHYTKEALMEEYAIAAQLWKLSTCDLCEIARNSVLQSGLSHQEKKHFIGSNYLQDGPEGNDIRRTNVAQIRMAYRYETLCNELSFLVDAVKTDVGTNPPE from the exons ATTTACCCCGGCTGTTCCCGAGGATTTCTATGAGTGAGGTGGATGAGAAGGTGCGACTGCTAGCAGAGAAGGTGTTCGCCTCGGCCCTGAAAGAGGAAGACAACAAGGATGCTCTGGCACTGTTCACCGTGCCCGAGGACTGTCCCATTGGCCTGcatgaggacagagagagggagctgCAGAAGGAGCTGGCTGAGGAGCAGTCTCAGGAGTCTGCTAAGAA GAAGAAGAGTTTCATGTTGAAGCGTTCGCATTCGGTGTCTCTGCAGATACCTGGCGGTAATGAGTGGGCCTTGCCTTCCCCGCTGCTCGCCCCGTCCACACCAGAACCTTGTCTGCCAGGGGACTTcccagacttccagagagtaaCCATCAGTGGAGATTACTGTGCCGGG atcACAGTTGAGGATTATGAGCAGGCAGCCCAAAGCCTCCTCGGGGCGCTCTTCATCAGAGAGAAATACTCCAGACTGGCCTACCATCACTTCCCCAGGACCACTGCCCAATTCCTCTGCAACGCCAGAAATGAGGAGTGGCGGGAAGAAGATGAGGTCATGCCAG ACACCTGGCCTTTCCCTCATGAAGGGGAGGACCCGTACTCCATGGAGGGCATCCCTGAGGACCTGAACTACGAGCTGCAGATGAAGGACGGCATCATTCATGTTTACGACGACGCAGAGGCCCTGAAACAACAGCGGCCTCACAACCTCCCTTACCCCGACATTGAGACCTTCGCCATCGACCTGAACCACGTTCTCGCAATGATCGCTGACGGCCCAAC GAAAACCTACTGTCACAGACGGCTCAACTTCTTGGCCTCTAAATTCTACCTCCATGAAATGCTGAATGAAATGGCCGAGCTCAAAGAGCTGAAATGTGTTCCTCACAGAGACTTCTACAACGTCAGAAAG gtggacacacacatacacgctgCTGCTTGCATGAACCAGAAGCATCTGCTGAAGTTTATAAAGACCACCTACCAGACGGAGGCAGATCGCGTGGTCCTGGAGAAGGGTGGCCAGAAGCTCACACTCAAAGAGGTCTTCAACAAACTCAACATGGACCCCTACGACCTCACTGTGGACTCTCTGGACGTGCACGCT GGAAGACAAACATTTCACCGCTTTGACAAGTTCAACTCCAAATACAACCCTGTGGGCGCCAGCGAGCTGCGAGAGATCTACTTGAAAACAGACAACGACATCAAAGGAGAATACTTTGCACGTCTCATCAAG GAAGTTGCcaaagagctggaggagagTAAGTACCAGCATGCTGAGCCCCGTCTGTCCATTTACGGCCGCTCTGCCAGCGAGTGGGAGAGCTTAGCAAACTGGTTCATCCAGCATAAGGTCCATTCACCCAACATGAGATGGATGATCCAAGTCCCCAGGATCTA tgacatttttaGGTCAAAGAAATTAGTACCACACTACGCCAAGATGTTGGAGAACATTTTCCTCCCCCTCTTTAAGGCTACAGTCAACCCACAGAAGCACAAAGCCACACATGTGTTCCTGAAATAC GTGACCGGATTTGACAGCGTGGATGACGAGTCCAAACACAGCGACCACATGTTCTCCTACAAAAGCCCAAAGCCTGAGGCGTGGACCACAGACAACAACCCTCCCTACACCTACTACCTGTTCTACATGTATGCCAACATCATGGTGCTCAACAACCTTCGCAA GGAGAGAGGTCTGAACACCTTCCAGTTTCGTCCCCACTGTGGCGAGGCCGGCTCCATCACACACCTGGTCACTGCCTTCCTCACAGCTGACAACATCTCTCATGGACTCAACCTCAAGAAG aGTCCGGTGTTGCAGTACCTGTACTACCTGGCCCAGGTCCCCATCGCCATGTCCCCCCTGAGCAACAACAGCCTGTTCCTGCAGTACTCCAAGAACCCGCTCAGAGAGTTCCTCCAGAAAGGCCTGCGAGTGTCTCTGTCCACTGACGACCCCATGCAGTTCCACTACACCAAG GAGGCCTTGATGGAGGAGTATGCCATCGCAGCCCAGCTGTGGAAGCTGAGCACCTGTGATCTGTGTGAGATCGCCAGAAACAGTGTGTTACAGAGCGGACTCTCTCATCAG GAGAAGAAACACTTCATTGGCTCCAACTATCTACAGGACGGACCGGAGGGCAACGATATCCGGCGAACAAACGTGGCACAGATCCGCATGGCCTACCGCTACGAGACGCTGTGCAATGAGCTCAGTTTTCTGGTGGACGCCGTGAAGACGGATGTTGGCACTAACCCACCTGAGTGA
- the ampd3b gene encoding AMP deaminase 3b isoform X2 has protein sequence MAKLTAEDLPRLFPRISMSEVDEKVRLLAEKVFASALKEEDNKDALALFTVPEDCPIGLHEDRERELQKELAEEQSQESAKKKKSFMLKRSHSVSLQIPGGNEWALPSPLLAPSTPEPCLPGDFPDFQRVTISGDYCAGITVEDYEQAAQSLLGALFIREKYSRLAYHHFPRTTAQFLCNARNEEWREEDEVMPDTWPFPHEGEDPYSMEGIPEDLNYELQMKDGIIHVYDDAEALKQQRPHNLPYPDIETFAIDLNHVLAMIADGPTKTYCHRRLNFLASKFYLHEMLNEMAELKELKCVPHRDFYNVRKVDTHIHAAACMNQKHLLKFIKTTYQTEADRVVLEKGGQKLTLKEVFNKLNMDPYDLTVDSLDVHAGRQTFHRFDKFNSKYNPVGASELREIYLKTDNDIKGEYFARLIKEVAKELEESKYQHAEPRLSIYGRSASEWESLANWFIQHKVHSPNMRWMIQVPRIYDIFRSKKLVPHYAKMLENIFLPLFKATVNPQKHKATHVFLKYVTGFDSVDDESKHSDHMFSYKSPKPEAWTTDNNPPYTYYLFYMYANIMVLNNLRKERGLNTFQFRPHCGEAGSITHLVTAFLTADNISHGLNLKKSPVLQYLYYLAQVPIAMSPLSNNSLFLQYSKNPLREFLQKGLRVSLSTDDPMQFHYTKEALMEEYAIAAQLWKLSTCDLCEIARNSVLQSGLSHQEKKHFIGSNYLQDGPEGNDIRRTNVAQIRMAYRYETLCNELSFLVDAVKTDVGTNPPE, from the exons ATTTACCCCGGCTGTTCCCGAGGATTTCTATGAGTGAGGTGGATGAGAAGGTGCGACTGCTAGCAGAGAAGGTGTTCGCCTCGGCCCTGAAAGAGGAAGACAACAAGGATGCTCTGGCACTGTTCACCGTGCCCGAGGACTGTCCCATTGGCCTGcatgaggacagagagagggagctgCAGAAGGAGCTGGCTGAGGAGCAGTCTCAGGAGTCTGCTAAGAA GAAGAAGAGTTTCATGTTGAAGCGTTCGCATTCGGTGTCTCTGCAGATACCTGGCGGTAATGAGTGGGCCTTGCCTTCCCCGCTGCTCGCCCCGTCCACACCAGAACCTTGTCTGCCAGGGGACTTcccagacttccagagagtaaCCATCAGTGGAGATTACTGTGCCGGG atcACAGTTGAGGATTATGAGCAGGCAGCCCAAAGCCTCCTCGGGGCGCTCTTCATCAGAGAGAAATACTCCAGACTGGCCTACCATCACTTCCCCAGGACCACTGCCCAATTCCTCTGCAACGCCAGAAATGAGGAGTGGCGGGAAGAAGATGAGGTCATGCCAG ACACCTGGCCTTTCCCTCATGAAGGGGAGGACCCGTACTCCATGGAGGGCATCCCTGAGGACCTGAACTACGAGCTGCAGATGAAGGACGGCATCATTCATGTTTACGACGACGCAGAGGCCCTGAAACAACAGCGGCCTCACAACCTCCCTTACCCCGACATTGAGACCTTCGCCATCGACCTGAACCACGTTCTCGCAATGATCGCTGACGGCCCAAC GAAAACCTACTGTCACAGACGGCTCAACTTCTTGGCCTCTAAATTCTACCTCCATGAAATGCTGAATGAAATGGCCGAGCTCAAAGAGCTGAAATGTGTTCCTCACAGAGACTTCTACAACGTCAGAAAG gtggacacacacatacacgctgCTGCTTGCATGAACCAGAAGCATCTGCTGAAGTTTATAAAGACCACCTACCAGACGGAGGCAGATCGCGTGGTCCTGGAGAAGGGTGGCCAGAAGCTCACACTCAAAGAGGTCTTCAACAAACTCAACATGGACCCCTACGACCTCACTGTGGACTCTCTGGACGTGCACGCT GGAAGACAAACATTTCACCGCTTTGACAAGTTCAACTCCAAATACAACCCTGTGGGCGCCAGCGAGCTGCGAGAGATCTACTTGAAAACAGACAACGACATCAAAGGAGAATACTTTGCACGTCTCATCAAG GAAGTTGCcaaagagctggaggagagTAAGTACCAGCATGCTGAGCCCCGTCTGTCCATTTACGGCCGCTCTGCCAGCGAGTGGGAGAGCTTAGCAAACTGGTTCATCCAGCATAAGGTCCATTCACCCAACATGAGATGGATGATCCAAGTCCCCAGGATCTA tgacatttttaGGTCAAAGAAATTAGTACCACACTACGCCAAGATGTTGGAGAACATTTTCCTCCCCCTCTTTAAGGCTACAGTCAACCCACAGAAGCACAAAGCCACACATGTGTTCCTGAAATAC GTGACCGGATTTGACAGCGTGGATGACGAGTCCAAACACAGCGACCACATGTTCTCCTACAAAAGCCCAAAGCCTGAGGCGTGGACCACAGACAACAACCCTCCCTACACCTACTACCTGTTCTACATGTATGCCAACATCATGGTGCTCAACAACCTTCGCAA GGAGAGAGGTCTGAACACCTTCCAGTTTCGTCCCCACTGTGGCGAGGCCGGCTCCATCACACACCTGGTCACTGCCTTCCTCACAGCTGACAACATCTCTCATGGACTCAACCTCAAGAAG aGTCCGGTGTTGCAGTACCTGTACTACCTGGCCCAGGTCCCCATCGCCATGTCCCCCCTGAGCAACAACAGCCTGTTCCTGCAGTACTCCAAGAACCCGCTCAGAGAGTTCCTCCAGAAAGGCCTGCGAGTGTCTCTGTCCACTGACGACCCCATGCAGTTCCACTACACCAAG GAGGCCTTGATGGAGGAGTATGCCATCGCAGCCCAGCTGTGGAAGCTGAGCACCTGTGATCTGTGTGAGATCGCCAGAAACAGTGTGTTACAGAGCGGACTCTCTCATCAG GAGAAGAAACACTTCATTGGCTCCAACTATCTACAGGACGGACCGGAGGGCAACGATATCCGGCGAACAAACGTGGCACAGATCCGCATGGCCTACCGCTACGAGACGCTGTGCAATGAGCTCAGTTTTCTGGTGGACGCCGTGAAGACGGATGTTGGCACTAACCCACCTGAGTGA